One Hippocampus zosterae strain Florida chromosome 21, ASM2543408v3, whole genome shotgun sequence genomic region harbors:
- the LOC127593571 gene encoding uncharacterized protein LOC127593571, which translates to MSRAFAPIGCREVSEEERPTRVQLQRRRRHGLGVDGDDEGLVRTPHRVPRKLLTCRVLQSPFAVPERRTPRRGRARAAVGISAFRDVVREQEAQRRRPRGIQRVCKSQGSSNATWYGFSRKRFSKAAPSGSPLPAPRRSVERHTGPEGARRAGVPRSSALRDGTNKAHLLSKIASSALDPAPRGALDSTARHSKEPSPVAATRRRFPNLFGFRPSSPFRDDRPYVLISASNGDCGPMTRRSAWPRMFLLRIWRFCCATAANLDAAVASAVHGVPGRAALARPDSAPVSFPFGRSLLFWPLPPPIFLEVNPRRRGRWRRASGRPPASTAAPVMNDCALRGINLGSL; encoded by the exons ATGTCGCGCGCATTCGCGCCGATTGGTTGTCGGGAAGTGAGCGAGGAGGAACGCCCGACGCGGGTCCAGTTGCAGCGGCGCCGACGACACGGACTCGGAGTCGACGGAGACGACGAAGGTCTCGTCCGGACGCCGCACCGGGTCCCCCGGAAGCTTTTGACCTGCAG GGTGCTACAAAGTCCATTCGCTGTTCCTGAGAGGCGGACGCCCCGTCGGGGGAGAGCGAGAGCCGCCGTCGGGATCAG CGCCTTTCGGGATGTCGTGCGGGAACAGGAAGCGCAAAGGAGGAGGCCACGCGGCATCCAAAGAGTCTGCAAATCACAGGGGTCCTCCAATGCGACGTGGTATGGCTTTTCCAGAAAACGTTTTTCAAAAGCCGCTCCATCCGGTTCTCCTCTTCCTGCTCCTCGCCGATCGGTCGAAAGGCACACGGGTCCGGAGGGGGCGCGGCGGGCGGGGGTTCCGAGGTCATCCGCTCTGCGGGAtggcacaaacaaagcacaccTTTTGTCCAAAATAGCGTCTTCCGCGTTGGACCCTGCGCCGCGCGGAGCGCTCGACTCGACCGCGCGTCATTCAAAGGAACCCTCCCCCGTCGCCGCGACTCGGCGCCGCTTTCCGAATCTCTTTGGATTTCGGCCGTCCTCTCCCTTCCGCGACGATCGGCCGTACGTTCTGATTTCTGCGAGTAATGGCGACTGCGGTCCCATGACTCGGCGCTCCGCGTGGCCGCGCATGTTTCTGCTTAGGATTTGGCGATTTTGTTGCGCAACGGCAGCAAATTTGGACGCCGCGGTCGCTTCCGCCGTTCACGGGGTTCCGGGACGAGCCGCTTTGGCTCGACCGGACTCTGCGCCGGTGTCGTTCCCTTTCGGCCGGTCCCTCTTATTTtggcccctccccccgcccatcTTCCTGGAAGTTAATCCGCGGCGTCGCGGCAGATGGCGGCGTGCGTCGGGCCGCCCGCCCGCCTCCACCGCCGCGCCAGTTATGAATGATTGCGCGCTCCGGGGCATTAACTTGGGATCACTTTAA
- the LOC127593574 gene encoding tetraspanin-33-like has protein sequence MTQVNRCVKLSLIASNIFFAIVGGAIIALALLLQVLTRLNGVSLEGLGVVLILLYVVGTLTMAVAAVGAYGAQRQSRVALIVFLVCMVIGTLTMLRVGVSLAAVRPEVKGAMSGYVLNLLPLDQASEKTKEVANGVQEMMRCCGVVSYDDWRQNIPDSCLCDQAARAHHKCQVVNYNLMMLQMRKSVFRQPCFPLIVHYVLLGFDITMGIVFVLALLALLGLTLSSILIHQLRVGGRPAVMLVPAIFKPAPPKYQELQNAPVY, from the exons ATGACTCAAGTCAACCGCTGCGTCAAGCTGAGCTTGATCGCGTCCAACATTTTCTTCGCG ATCGTAGGAGGCGCCATCATCGCCCTGGCTTTGCTGCTGCAGGTGCTCACGCGCCTCAACGGCGTCTCG CTGGAGGGCCTCGGCGTAGTCCTGATCCTGCTCTACGTGGTGGGCACCCTCACTATGGCGGTCGCCGCCGTGGGCGCGTACGGCGCGCAACGCCAGAGCCGCGTCGCCCTCATCGTG TTCCTGGTGTGCATGGTCATCGGCACGCTGACGATGCTGCGCGTCGGCGTCTCTTTGGCGGCCGTGCGCCCTGAG GTGAAGGGCGCGATGTCCGGCTATGTCCTAAATCTGCTGCCGTTGGACCAAGCCAGCGAAAAGACCAAGGAAGTTGCCAACGGCGTTCAGGAAATG ATGCGGTGTTGCGGCGTGGTCAGCTACGACGACTGGCGGCAGAACATCCCGGACTCGTGCCTGTGTGACCAGGCGGCGCGCGCGCACCACAAATGTCAAGTCGTCAACTACAAC CTGATGATGCTCCAGATGAGGAAGTCCGTCTTCCGCCAG CCGTGTTTCCCGCTCATCGTCCACTACGTGCTCCTGGGCTTTGACATCACGATGGGCATCGTCTTCGTGTTGGCGCTCCTGGCG CTGCTGGGCCTGACCCTGTCGTCCATCCTCATCCACcagctgcgggtggggggacgtcCCGCCGTCATGCTGGTGCCCGCCATCTTCAAGCCGGCGCCCCCCAAGTACCAGGAGCTGCAAAACGCGCCCGTGTACTAG
- the LOC127593542 gene encoding myelin regulatory factor-like protein isoform X1, with amino-acid sequence MESGAVHGETEALRQFFRGRDLLDSPVALDTSILERYLSSDFNAFALPNSPPDSDVCSPERIPDFQRELSYWSEPPVRAEVPPMRPAEPPAPHSCFGLGRMPSGPPASAAQNCLPDRNKRKRSESHGSSPGPERLALGGDALYGGRLSWETFRSADWNAVLDSDSHVMHPPFLAVSADKGFNFSPADEAFVCQKKNHFQVTVQVGVAAEPSYVRTPRGARQLDHFDINVFGVKMESPEHRVPMEQSQPDRTKRPLRPVRVSVVSGAVSKVTLGRLHFGETTANNMRKRGRPNPDQRYFQMVVGLYAAVKDQDDDDNEESSSFLLAALVSERLIVRASNPGQFEMDGDSLWQRGAAPDAVACHGRVGINTDAPDEALVVCGNATVMGRVMQPSDRRAKRNIRETDAEEQLRRITQMRLVEFDYKPEFASEMGIEHTHRTGVLAQEVKELLPSAVKAVGDITCRDGRKIDNFLVVDKDQIFMENVGAVQQLSKMADSLETRVSELELWKRRLAKLKSLTGSLRSSGYLLPPRLLFLVALSNPESSPPSPDRTSRKPSAASAHSLEARAKAGPADGGGRAPRKMLRAGALTLCLAVAACILIMGALYLLNSTQGDVDSSSGVGNSSVLPAPTAAGGSSAPPIVPPGPWPPDVHFCDLLYCDTAYCCPSPTGSGRRLQAGPSPAGDGAGERRPRSDGARARDGTAIISLCSFAAQTPDDLLQRIQSSADWTNTSIRSFMIKENQQVIDSRYCVRDECGPDRFVFQVPVSPFVPVNMRVTLLMNSTELLVVHLCASHESSTCAALLDRELISTSRYPPNTQGEHEWPLHVARLYHGSYHFRSTVAGQADCSTNHNFAGALFTDYHFYFYRRCSK; translated from the exons ATGGAGTCTGGGGCTGTGCACGGCGAGACGGAGGCGCTGCGGCAGTTCTTCCGCG GTCGCGACCTTCTGGACAGTCCGGTTGCCTTGGACACCAGCATCCTGGAGCGGTACCTCAGCAGCGACTTCAACGCTTT CGCGCTTCCCAACTCGCCTCCGGACTCGGACGTCTGCTCACCGGAGCGGATCCCAG ATTTCCAAAGGGAGCTTTCCTATTGGTCGGAGCCGCCCGTCCGCGCCGAGGTCCCGCCGATGCGGCCGGCCGAGCCCCCTGCGCCCCACTCGTGCTTCGGCCTGGGCCGGATGCCTTCGGGGCCGCCGGCCTCCGCCGCGCAAAACTG CTTACCCGACcgaaacaaaaggaaaagaagCGAGTCGCACGGCTCGTCGCCAGGACCCGAGCGACTCGCGCTCGGGGGCGACGCCCTTTACGGGGGCCGCCTGAGCTGGGAGACCTTCCGTTCGGCCGACTGGAACGCCGTCTTGGACTCCGACTCGCACGTCAT GCATCCTCCGTTCTTGGCGGTGTCCGCGGACAAGGGCTTCAACTTCTCGCCGGCCGACGAGGCTTTCGTGTGTCAGAAGAAGAACCATTTCCAGGTGACGGTTCAAGTGGGCGTGGCCGCGGAGCCCTCCTACGTGAGAACGCCGCGTGGCGCGCGCCAGCTGGACCACTTTGACATCAACGTCTTCGGGGTCAAG ATGGAATCTCCCGAGCATCGCGTGCCCATGGAGCAGTCTCAACCTGACCGCACCAAGAGGCCTTTGCGGCCCGTCAG GGTCAGCGTGGTGAGCGGTGCCGTGAGCAAAGTCACGCTAGGACGCCTTCACTTCGGCGAGACCACCGCCAACAACATGAGAAAGAGGGGACGGCCCAATCCCGACCAGAG ATATTTCCAGATGGTGGTGGGGTTGTACGCCGCCGTCAAGGAccaagacgacgacgacaacgaGGAGTCGTCGTCCTTCCTCCTGGCCGCCCTCGTGTCCGAGAGGCTCATCGTCCGG GCTTCCAACCCGGGCCAGTTCGAGATGGACGGCGACAGCCTTTGGCAGCGCGGGGCGGCGCCGGACGCCGTGGCGTGTCACGGTCGGGTGGGCATCAACACGGACGCCCCCGACGAGGCGCTGGTGGTGTGCGGCAACGCCACCGTCATGGGCCGCGTCATGCAGCCGTCCGACCGGCGCGCCAAGCGCAACATCCGAGAG ACGGACGCCGAGGAGCAACTCAGGAGGATCACGCAGATGCGCCTGGTGGAGTTTGACTACAAGCCCGAGTTTGCCTCCGAGATGGGCATCGAACACACGCACCGGACAG GCGTGCTGGCTCAAGAGGTGAAGGAGCTCCTCCCTTCGGCCGTCAAGGCGGTCGGCGACATCACGTGCCGCGACGGCCGCAAGATCGACAACTTCCTGGTGGTGGACAAG GACCAGATCTTCATGGAGAACGTGGGGGCGGTGCAGCAGCTCTCCAAGATGGCCGACAGCCTGGAGACGCGCGTGAGCGAGTTGGAGCTTTGGAAGCGCCGGCTGGCCAAGTTGAAGAGCCTGACGGGAAGTCTGCGCTCCAGCGGGTACTTGCTGCCGCCCCGCCTTCTCTTCCTCGTTGCCCTTTCAAATCCTGAAAGCTCTCCACCTTCTCCCGACAGGACGTCGAGGAAGCCCAGCGCCGCGTCGGCGCACAGTTTGGAGGCCCGCGCCAAAGCCGGCCCAGCCGACGGCGGCGGCCGCGCGCCGCGGAAAATGCTCCGGGCCGGCGCGCTGACGCTGTGCCTCGCCGTGGCCGCCTG catcCTCATCATGGGCGCCCTGTACCTGCTCAACTCAACGCAAGGCGACGTGGACTCGTCCTCCGGTGTCGG CAACAGCAGCGTGCTTCCGGCGCCGACGGCGGCCGGCGGCAGCTCAG CGCCGCCGATCGTGCCCCCGGGGCCGTGGCCCCCCGACGTGCACTTCTGCGATTTGCTGTACTGCGACACCGCGTACTGCTGCCCCTCGCCAACGGGGAGCGGGCGCCGCCTCCAGGCCGGCCCATCGCCGGCCGGCGACGGAGCGGGTGAGCGCCGGCCGCGGTCCGACGGCGCCCGGGCGCGTGATGGCACAGCCATCATCTCGCTTTGCTCGTTTGCAGCGCAAACCCCGGACGACTTGCTCCAGAGGATTCAAAGCTCCGCGGACT GGACCAACACGAGCATCCGGTCCTTCATGATCAAAGAGAACCAGCAGGTGATCGACAGCCGCTACTGCGTGCGAGACGAGTGCGG ACCCGACAGGTTCGTCTTCCAAGTGCCCGTCAGCCCCTTTGTGCCCGTCAACATGAGAGTGACCCTCCTCATGAA TTCCACCGAGCTCCTGGTGGTGCACTTGTGCGCCTCCCACGAGTCGTCCACCTGCGCCGCCCTGCTGGACAGAGAGCTGATTAGCACCAGTCGCTATCCGCCCAACACGCAG GGGGAACACGAATGGCCGCTGCACGTGGCTCGCCTTTACCACGGCTCGTACCACTTTCGATCCACAGTGGCC GGCCAAGCCGACTGCAGTACCAACCATAACTTCGCGGGGGCGCTGTTCACAGACTACCATTTCTACTTTTACCGCCGCTGCAGCAAATga
- the rab21 gene encoding ras-related protein Rab-21, producing MAAAGGGGKSFSFKVVLLGEGCVGKTSMVLRYCENKFNDKHITTLQASFLTKKLNITGKRVNLAIWDTAGQERFHALGPIYYRDSNGAVLVYDITDEDSFQKVKNWVKELRKMLGNDICLCIVGNKIDLDKDRNVSTEEAESYAASVGAKHYQTSAKLNGGIEELFLDLCKRMMEAAQVEERSRGNGGGQSASARRGVQIVDDEAQAPPAGGCCLSG from the exons ATGGCGGCAGCGGGCGGCGGCGGTAAAAGCTTCTCGtttaaggtggtgctgctggGCGAAGGCTGCGTGGGCAAGACGTCCATGGTACTGCGCTACTGCGAGAACAAATTCAACGACAAGCACATCACGACTCTTCAG GCGTCCTTCCTCACCAAGAAGCTCAACATCACGGGCAAGCGGGTCAACCTCGCCATCTGG GACACGGCGGGCCAGGAGCGCTTCCACGCCTTGGGTCCCATCTACTATCGAGACTCCAACGGAGCCGTCCTGGTCTACGACATCACCGACGAAGACTCCTTCCAGAAG GTGAAGAACTGGGTGAAAGAACTGAGGAAGATGTTGGGCAACGACATCTGCTTATGTATCGTAG GCAACAAAATCGACTTGGACAAAGACCGCAACGTTTCCACGGAGGAGGCGGAAAG TTACGCGGCATCGGTGGGGGCCAAGCACTACCAGACGTCGGCCAAGCTCAACGGCGGCATTGAGGAGCTCTTCTTGGACTTGTGTAAAC GAATGATGGAGGCCGCTCAGGTCGAAGAGCGCTCCAGGGGAAACGGCGGCGGCCAATCGGCGTCCGCTCGAAGAGGCGTCCAGATTGTGGATGACGAAGCACAGGCCCCGCCCGCCGGGGGATGCTGCTTGTCTGGCtag
- the LOC127593542 gene encoding myelin regulatory factor-like protein isoform X2 translates to MESGAVHGETEALRQFFRGRDLLDSPVALDTSILERYLSSDFNAFALPNSPPDSDVCSPERIPDFQRELSYWSEPPVRAEVPPMRPAEPPAPHSCFGLGRMPSGPPASAAQNCLPDRNKRKRSESHGSSPGPERLALGGDALYGGRLSWETFRSADWNAVLDSDSHVMHPPFLAVSADKGFNFSPADEAFVCQKKNHFQVTVQVGVAAEPSYVRTPRGARQLDHFDINVFGVKMESPEHRVPMEQSQPDRTKRPLRPVRVSVVSGAVSKVTLGRLHFGETTANNMRKRGRPNPDQRYFQMVVGLYAAVKDQDDDDNEESSSFLLAALVSERLIVRASNPGQFEMDGDSLWQRGAAPDAVACHGRVGINTDAPDEALVVCGNATVMGRVMQPSDRRAKRNIRETDAEEQLRRITQMRLVEFDYKPEFASEMGIEHTHRTGVLAQEVKELLPSAVKAVGDITCRDGRKIDNFLVVDKDQIFMENVGAVQQLSKMADSLETRVSELELWKRRLAKLKSLTGSLRSSGTSRKPSAASAHSLEARAKAGPADGGGRAPRKMLRAGALTLCLAVAACILIMGALYLLNSTQGDVDSSSGVGNSSVLPAPTAAGGSSAPPIVPPGPWPPDVHFCDLLYCDTAYCCPSPTGSGRRLQAGPSPAGDGAGERRPRSDGARARDGTAIISLCSFAAQTPDDLLQRIQSSADWTNTSIRSFMIKENQQVIDSRYCVRDECGPDRFVFQVPVSPFVPVNMRVTLLMNSTELLVVHLCASHESSTCAALLDRELISTSRYPPNTQGEHEWPLHVARLYHGSYHFRSTVAGQADCSTNHNFAGALFTDYHFYFYRRCSK, encoded by the exons ATGGAGTCTGGGGCTGTGCACGGCGAGACGGAGGCGCTGCGGCAGTTCTTCCGCG GTCGCGACCTTCTGGACAGTCCGGTTGCCTTGGACACCAGCATCCTGGAGCGGTACCTCAGCAGCGACTTCAACGCTTT CGCGCTTCCCAACTCGCCTCCGGACTCGGACGTCTGCTCACCGGAGCGGATCCCAG ATTTCCAAAGGGAGCTTTCCTATTGGTCGGAGCCGCCCGTCCGCGCCGAGGTCCCGCCGATGCGGCCGGCCGAGCCCCCTGCGCCCCACTCGTGCTTCGGCCTGGGCCGGATGCCTTCGGGGCCGCCGGCCTCCGCCGCGCAAAACTG CTTACCCGACcgaaacaaaaggaaaagaagCGAGTCGCACGGCTCGTCGCCAGGACCCGAGCGACTCGCGCTCGGGGGCGACGCCCTTTACGGGGGCCGCCTGAGCTGGGAGACCTTCCGTTCGGCCGACTGGAACGCCGTCTTGGACTCCGACTCGCACGTCAT GCATCCTCCGTTCTTGGCGGTGTCCGCGGACAAGGGCTTCAACTTCTCGCCGGCCGACGAGGCTTTCGTGTGTCAGAAGAAGAACCATTTCCAGGTGACGGTTCAAGTGGGCGTGGCCGCGGAGCCCTCCTACGTGAGAACGCCGCGTGGCGCGCGCCAGCTGGACCACTTTGACATCAACGTCTTCGGGGTCAAG ATGGAATCTCCCGAGCATCGCGTGCCCATGGAGCAGTCTCAACCTGACCGCACCAAGAGGCCTTTGCGGCCCGTCAG GGTCAGCGTGGTGAGCGGTGCCGTGAGCAAAGTCACGCTAGGACGCCTTCACTTCGGCGAGACCACCGCCAACAACATGAGAAAGAGGGGACGGCCCAATCCCGACCAGAG ATATTTCCAGATGGTGGTGGGGTTGTACGCCGCCGTCAAGGAccaagacgacgacgacaacgaGGAGTCGTCGTCCTTCCTCCTGGCCGCCCTCGTGTCCGAGAGGCTCATCGTCCGG GCTTCCAACCCGGGCCAGTTCGAGATGGACGGCGACAGCCTTTGGCAGCGCGGGGCGGCGCCGGACGCCGTGGCGTGTCACGGTCGGGTGGGCATCAACACGGACGCCCCCGACGAGGCGCTGGTGGTGTGCGGCAACGCCACCGTCATGGGCCGCGTCATGCAGCCGTCCGACCGGCGCGCCAAGCGCAACATCCGAGAG ACGGACGCCGAGGAGCAACTCAGGAGGATCACGCAGATGCGCCTGGTGGAGTTTGACTACAAGCCCGAGTTTGCCTCCGAGATGGGCATCGAACACACGCACCGGACAG GCGTGCTGGCTCAAGAGGTGAAGGAGCTCCTCCCTTCGGCCGTCAAGGCGGTCGGCGACATCACGTGCCGCGACGGCCGCAAGATCGACAACTTCCTGGTGGTGGACAAG GACCAGATCTTCATGGAGAACGTGGGGGCGGTGCAGCAGCTCTCCAAGATGGCCGACAGCCTGGAGACGCGCGTGAGCGAGTTGGAGCTTTGGAAGCGCCGGCTGGCCAAGTTGAAGAGCCTGACGGGAAGTCTGCGCTCCAGCGG GACGTCGAGGAAGCCCAGCGCCGCGTCGGCGCACAGTTTGGAGGCCCGCGCCAAAGCCGGCCCAGCCGACGGCGGCGGCCGCGCGCCGCGGAAAATGCTCCGGGCCGGCGCGCTGACGCTGTGCCTCGCCGTGGCCGCCTG catcCTCATCATGGGCGCCCTGTACCTGCTCAACTCAACGCAAGGCGACGTGGACTCGTCCTCCGGTGTCGG CAACAGCAGCGTGCTTCCGGCGCCGACGGCGGCCGGCGGCAGCTCAG CGCCGCCGATCGTGCCCCCGGGGCCGTGGCCCCCCGACGTGCACTTCTGCGATTTGCTGTACTGCGACACCGCGTACTGCTGCCCCTCGCCAACGGGGAGCGGGCGCCGCCTCCAGGCCGGCCCATCGCCGGCCGGCGACGGAGCGGGTGAGCGCCGGCCGCGGTCCGACGGCGCCCGGGCGCGTGATGGCACAGCCATCATCTCGCTTTGCTCGTTTGCAGCGCAAACCCCGGACGACTTGCTCCAGAGGATTCAAAGCTCCGCGGACT GGACCAACACGAGCATCCGGTCCTTCATGATCAAAGAGAACCAGCAGGTGATCGACAGCCGCTACTGCGTGCGAGACGAGTGCGG ACCCGACAGGTTCGTCTTCCAAGTGCCCGTCAGCCCCTTTGTGCCCGTCAACATGAGAGTGACCCTCCTCATGAA TTCCACCGAGCTCCTGGTGGTGCACTTGTGCGCCTCCCACGAGTCGTCCACCTGCGCCGCCCTGCTGGACAGAGAGCTGATTAGCACCAGTCGCTATCCGCCCAACACGCAG GGGGAACACGAATGGCCGCTGCACGTGGCTCGCCTTTACCACGGCTCGTACCACTTTCGATCCACAGTGGCC GGCCAAGCCGACTGCAGTACCAACCATAACTTCGCGGGGGCGCTGTTCACAGACTACCATTTCTACTTTTACCGCCGCTGCAGCAAATga
- the LOC127593542 gene encoding myelin regulatory factor-like protein isoform X3, with protein sequence MESGAVHGETEALRQFFRGRDLLDSPVALDTSILERYLSSDFNAFALPNSPPDSDVCSPERIPDFQRELSYWSEPPVRAEVPPMRPAEPPAPHSCFGLGRMPSGPPASAAQNCLPDRNKRKRSESHGSSPGPERLALGGDALYGGRLSWETFRSADWNAVLDSDSHVMHPPFLAVSADKGFNFSPADEAFVCQKKNHFQVTVQVGVAAEPSYVRTPRGARQLDHFDINVFGVKMESPEHRVPMEQSQPDRTKRPLRPVRVSVVSGAVSKVTLGRLHFGETTANNMRKRGRPNPDQRYFQMVVGLYAAVKDQDDDDNEESSSFLLAALVSERLIVRASNPGQFEMDGDSLWQRGAAPDAVACHGRVGINTDAPDEALVVCGNATVMGRVMQPSDRRAKRNIRETDAEEQLRRITQMRLVEFDYKPEFASEMGIEHTHRTGVLAQEVKELLPSAVKAVGDITCRDGRKIDNFLVVDKDQIFMENVGAVQQLSKMADSLETRVSELELWKRRLAKLKSLTGSLRSSGYLLPPRLLFLVALSNPESSPPSPDRTSRKPSAASAHSLEARAKAGPADGGGRAPRKMLRAGALTLCLAVAACILIMGALYLLNSTQGDVDSSSGVGNSSVLPAPTAAGGSSAPPIVPPGPWPPDVHFCDLLYCDTAYCCPSPTGSGRRLQAGPSPAGDGAAQTPDDLLQRIQSSADWTNTSIRSFMIKENQQVIDSRYCVRDECGPDRFVFQVPVSPFVPVNMRVTLLMNSTELLVVHLCASHESSTCAALLDRELISTSRYPPNTQGEHEWPLHVARLYHGSYHFRSTVAGQADCSTNHNFAGALFTDYHFYFYRRCSK encoded by the exons ATGGAGTCTGGGGCTGTGCACGGCGAGACGGAGGCGCTGCGGCAGTTCTTCCGCG GTCGCGACCTTCTGGACAGTCCGGTTGCCTTGGACACCAGCATCCTGGAGCGGTACCTCAGCAGCGACTTCAACGCTTT CGCGCTTCCCAACTCGCCTCCGGACTCGGACGTCTGCTCACCGGAGCGGATCCCAG ATTTCCAAAGGGAGCTTTCCTATTGGTCGGAGCCGCCCGTCCGCGCCGAGGTCCCGCCGATGCGGCCGGCCGAGCCCCCTGCGCCCCACTCGTGCTTCGGCCTGGGCCGGATGCCTTCGGGGCCGCCGGCCTCCGCCGCGCAAAACTG CTTACCCGACcgaaacaaaaggaaaagaagCGAGTCGCACGGCTCGTCGCCAGGACCCGAGCGACTCGCGCTCGGGGGCGACGCCCTTTACGGGGGCCGCCTGAGCTGGGAGACCTTCCGTTCGGCCGACTGGAACGCCGTCTTGGACTCCGACTCGCACGTCAT GCATCCTCCGTTCTTGGCGGTGTCCGCGGACAAGGGCTTCAACTTCTCGCCGGCCGACGAGGCTTTCGTGTGTCAGAAGAAGAACCATTTCCAGGTGACGGTTCAAGTGGGCGTGGCCGCGGAGCCCTCCTACGTGAGAACGCCGCGTGGCGCGCGCCAGCTGGACCACTTTGACATCAACGTCTTCGGGGTCAAG ATGGAATCTCCCGAGCATCGCGTGCCCATGGAGCAGTCTCAACCTGACCGCACCAAGAGGCCTTTGCGGCCCGTCAG GGTCAGCGTGGTGAGCGGTGCCGTGAGCAAAGTCACGCTAGGACGCCTTCACTTCGGCGAGACCACCGCCAACAACATGAGAAAGAGGGGACGGCCCAATCCCGACCAGAG ATATTTCCAGATGGTGGTGGGGTTGTACGCCGCCGTCAAGGAccaagacgacgacgacaacgaGGAGTCGTCGTCCTTCCTCCTGGCCGCCCTCGTGTCCGAGAGGCTCATCGTCCGG GCTTCCAACCCGGGCCAGTTCGAGATGGACGGCGACAGCCTTTGGCAGCGCGGGGCGGCGCCGGACGCCGTGGCGTGTCACGGTCGGGTGGGCATCAACACGGACGCCCCCGACGAGGCGCTGGTGGTGTGCGGCAACGCCACCGTCATGGGCCGCGTCATGCAGCCGTCCGACCGGCGCGCCAAGCGCAACATCCGAGAG ACGGACGCCGAGGAGCAACTCAGGAGGATCACGCAGATGCGCCTGGTGGAGTTTGACTACAAGCCCGAGTTTGCCTCCGAGATGGGCATCGAACACACGCACCGGACAG GCGTGCTGGCTCAAGAGGTGAAGGAGCTCCTCCCTTCGGCCGTCAAGGCGGTCGGCGACATCACGTGCCGCGACGGCCGCAAGATCGACAACTTCCTGGTGGTGGACAAG GACCAGATCTTCATGGAGAACGTGGGGGCGGTGCAGCAGCTCTCCAAGATGGCCGACAGCCTGGAGACGCGCGTGAGCGAGTTGGAGCTTTGGAAGCGCCGGCTGGCCAAGTTGAAGAGCCTGACGGGAAGTCTGCGCTCCAGCGGGTACTTGCTGCCGCCCCGCCTTCTCTTCCTCGTTGCCCTTTCAAATCCTGAAAGCTCTCCACCTTCTCCCGACAGGACGTCGAGGAAGCCCAGCGCCGCGTCGGCGCACAGTTTGGAGGCCCGCGCCAAAGCCGGCCCAGCCGACGGCGGCGGCCGCGCGCCGCGGAAAATGCTCCGGGCCGGCGCGCTGACGCTGTGCCTCGCCGTGGCCGCCTG catcCTCATCATGGGCGCCCTGTACCTGCTCAACTCAACGCAAGGCGACGTGGACTCGTCCTCCGGTGTCGG CAACAGCAGCGTGCTTCCGGCGCCGACGGCGGCCGGCGGCAGCTCAG CGCCGCCGATCGTGCCCCCGGGGCCGTGGCCCCCCGACGTGCACTTCTGCGATTTGCTGTACTGCGACACCGCGTACTGCTGCCCCTCGCCAACGGGGAGCGGGCGCCGCCTCCAGGCCGGCCCATCGCCGGCCGGCGACGGAGCGG CGCAAACCCCGGACGACTTGCTCCAGAGGATTCAAAGCTCCGCGGACT GGACCAACACGAGCATCCGGTCCTTCATGATCAAAGAGAACCAGCAGGTGATCGACAGCCGCTACTGCGTGCGAGACGAGTGCGG ACCCGACAGGTTCGTCTTCCAAGTGCCCGTCAGCCCCTTTGTGCCCGTCAACATGAGAGTGACCCTCCTCATGAA TTCCACCGAGCTCCTGGTGGTGCACTTGTGCGCCTCCCACGAGTCGTCCACCTGCGCCGCCCTGCTGGACAGAGAGCTGATTAGCACCAGTCGCTATCCGCCCAACACGCAG GGGGAACACGAATGGCCGCTGCACGTGGCTCGCCTTTACCACGGCTCGTACCACTTTCGATCCACAGTGGCC GGCCAAGCCGACTGCAGTACCAACCATAACTTCGCGGGGGCGCTGTTCACAGACTACCATTTCTACTTTTACCGCCGCTGCAGCAAATga